The proteins below come from a single Deltaproteobacteria bacterium genomic window:
- a CDS encoding FAD-dependent oxidoreductase: MYEHLLSPTRIGTLALKNRIAMAPMGVELVEADGAVRAPTIAYYEARARGGAGLLITENTSAAYPRGANSAHEIAVSHDQYLPGLTALADAVHRHGAKLAIQLAFHGKIARLDVAQGRPMIVPSEPRFHMDLRGLGELTQQELGWMMSANTGTGGKYQAATKADIAQITHDFADAALRARRAGIDAVELHASHGYLFSSFLSAGWNFRDDEYGGSIENRARLLCEVIRACKQRAGADFPIWARLDAHEYGEPGGITLPDAVRAAQLAALAGADAIHVSAYAANNLGTHFLDAPLPHAENAYVDFASAVKAAVRVPVIAVGRIEPETANRLIRDGKADLVSFGRKLLADPDMPNKLAAGKRESVRPCVYCYTCVAQAFFDKPVRCAVNPEAGSESERSAAVTTPAAQRKRVLVVGAGPAGMEAARVAALRGHDVTLVEKSEQLGGTLRFAALPYEPNERLLRYYEETIRSAPLTLRLGVEATPALVRELRPDVVIAAVGARRERAAIPGADQEHVFDGDDLRALLTGEDAREASGKLSLFGRLAATAGRLTGISADPAKLREASRAYMPVGQRVVVIGGGLVGAELAEFLCERGREVTVLEEGPTLAKEMAHPRRWRALHDLSEHGVRLVANARILEIAEQSVFFERPGKQGAPPVRDAAPADTVILASGLEANPEPAQLLREAGVPVIEIGDATGVGYIEGAVHDGWKAGSEV, from the coding sequence ATGTACGAGCACCTCCTCTCCCCCACGCGCATCGGGACGCTCGCGCTGAAGAACCGCATCGCGATGGCGCCGATGGGCGTCGAGCTGGTCGAGGCCGACGGCGCGGTTCGCGCGCCGACCATCGCCTACTACGAGGCGCGCGCGCGCGGCGGCGCGGGGCTGCTGATCACGGAGAACACGAGCGCGGCCTATCCGCGCGGCGCTAACAGCGCGCACGAGATCGCGGTCTCGCACGACCAGTATCTGCCCGGCCTAACAGCTCTCGCCGACGCGGTGCACAGGCACGGCGCGAAGCTCGCGATCCAGCTCGCCTTCCACGGCAAGATCGCGCGGCTCGATGTCGCGCAGGGACGCCCGATGATCGTGCCGAGCGAGCCGCGCTTTCACATGGACCTGCGCGGCCTCGGCGAGCTCACCCAACAAGAGCTCGGTTGGATGATGTCCGCGAACACGGGCACCGGCGGCAAGTACCAAGCGGCGACGAAGGCGGACATCGCGCAGATCACCCACGACTTCGCGGACGCCGCGCTGCGCGCGAGACGCGCGGGCATCGACGCGGTCGAGCTGCACGCCTCGCACGGCTACCTCTTCTCGAGCTTCCTCTCGGCGGGCTGGAACTTCCGCGACGACGAGTACGGCGGCTCGATCGAGAATCGCGCGCGCCTGTTGTGCGAGGTGATCCGCGCGTGCAAGCAGCGCGCGGGCGCGGACTTCCCGATCTGGGCGCGGCTCGATGCGCACGAGTACGGCGAGCCCGGCGGCATCACGCTGCCGGACGCCGTGCGCGCCGCGCAGCTCGCGGCGCTTGCCGGCGCCGACGCGATTCACGTGAGCGCCTACGCCGCGAACAACCTCGGCACGCACTTCCTCGACGCCCCGTTGCCGCACGCCGAGAACGCGTACGTCGACTTCGCGAGCGCGGTGAAGGCCGCCGTGCGCGTGCCGGTGATCGCGGTGGGCCGCATCGAGCCCGAGACCGCGAACCGACTGATCCGCGACGGCAAGGCAGACCTCGTCTCGTTCGGGCGCAAGTTGCTGGCGGATCCCGACATGCCTAACAAGCTTGCCGCCGGCAAGCGCGAGTCCGTGCGGCCGTGCGTCTACTGCTACACGTGCGTCGCGCAGGCCTTCTTCGACAAGCCCGTGCGCTGCGCGGTGAACCCCGAAGCGGGCAGTGAGAGCGAGCGCAGCGCGGCCGTAACAACTCCCGCGGCGCAGAGGAAGCGCGTGCTCGTGGTGGGCGCAGGGCCCGCGGGCATGGAGGCCGCGCGCGTCGCAGCGCTGCGCGGGCACGACGTGACGCTCGTGGAGAAGAGCGAGCAGCTCGGCGGTACGCTGCGCTTCGCGGCGCTGCCGTACGAGCCGAACGAGCGGCTGCTCCGGTACTACGAAGAGACGATTCGCAGCGCGCCGCTCACGCTGCGCCTCGGCGTCGAGGCAACGCCCGCGCTCGTGCGCGAGCTGCGTCCCGACGTCGTGATCGCCGCGGTCGGCGCGCGCCGCGAGCGCGCCGCGATCCCTGGCGCCGACCAAGAGCACGTCTTCGACGGTGACGACCTGCGCGCGCTACTCACGGGCGAAGACGCGCGCGAGGCGAGCGGCAAGCTCTCGCTGTTCGGCCGCCTCGCCGCGACCGCGGGACGCCTGACCGGCATCAGCGCCGATCCCGCGAAGCTGCGCGAGGCCTCGCGCGCCTACATGCCCGTGGGCCAACGCGTCGTGGTGATCGGGGGCGGCCTGGTCGGTGCGGAGCTCGCGGAGTTCCTGTGCGAGCGGGGGCGCGAGGTGACGGTGCTCGAGGAGGGCCCGACGCTCGCGAAGGAGATGGCGCACCCGCGCCGCTGGCGCGCGCTCCACGACCTGAGCGAGCACGGCGTCCGCCTCGTCGCGAACGCGCGCATCCTCGAGATCGCCGAGCAGAGCGTGTTCTTCGAGCGCCCCGGCAAGCAGGGCGCGCCGCCGGTGCGCGACGCCGCGCCGGCCGACACCGTGATCCTCGCAAGCGGCCTCGAGGCGAATCCCGAGCCCGCACAGTTGTTACGGGAAGCGGGCGTGCCGGTGATCGAGATCGGAGACGCGACGGGCGTCGGATACATCGAAGGCGCGGTGCATGACGGGTGGAAGGCGGGAAGTGAGGTCTGA
- a CDS encoding peptidase M15: MARLSDNFTLEEMVLSQAATRGNLANRPGPREIENLRLLCEKILQRIRDDVGPIVVSSGYRSAAVNAAVGGSPTSQHVEGKAADITYPRVGTKALFKRIIELGLPFDQLIFEGTCVHVSFDEARTRGQIMRATFANGRATYTRLSKRDALAL; this comes from the coding sequence GTGGCGCGGCTCAGCGACAACTTCACGCTCGAAGAGATGGTCCTCTCGCAGGCGGCAACGAGGGGGAACCTCGCCAACAGACCGGGGCCACGCGAGATCGAGAACCTGAGACTGCTCTGCGAGAAGATCCTCCAAAGAATACGCGACGACGTGGGTCCCATCGTGGTCTCCTCCGGTTACCGATCTGCCGCCGTCAACGCGGCGGTGGGCGGCAGTCCGACGAGCCAGCACGTCGAAGGCAAAGCCGCAGACATCACGTACCCGCGAGTCGGAACGAAGGCGCTCTTCAAGCGCATCATCGAGCTAGGTCTGCCGTTCGACCAGCTGATCTTCGAAGGAACCTGTGTGCACGTGTCGTTCGACGAGGCTCGGACGCGCGGACAGATCATGAGGGCGACCTTCGCCAACGGAAGGGCCACGTACACGAGGCTGTCGAAGCGCGACGCGCTCGCACTCTGA
- a CDS encoding dienelactone hydrolase family protein: protein MCDQDHFEHDLAHYAERAALTRRQLGVLSATAGLSLLLPRAANAAELTEHDALITTPDGAADAFFVHPASGAHAGVLVWPDILGLRPAFRQMGRRLAESGYAVLVVNPFYRMKRAPIAPAGASFADQATRDLVMPLARSLNATTHVTDAKAFVAWLDAQPAVDKTRKLGTTGYCMGGPITMRTAAALPARIGAAASFHGGGLVTAAPDSPHLLVPQMKAQYLFAVAENDDAREPEAKNALRDAFAKAGLAAEIEVYPAAHGWCPPDSPVYDEAQAERAWERMLALFQRALR from the coding sequence ATGTGCGACCAAGACCACTTCGAGCACGACCTCGCGCACTACGCCGAGCGCGCCGCGCTGACGCGCCGGCAGCTCGGCGTGCTCTCGGCGACCGCTGGCCTTTCGTTGTTATTGCCGCGCGCCGCGAACGCCGCCGAGCTGACCGAGCACGACGCCCTGATCACGACGCCCGACGGCGCCGCCGACGCATTCTTCGTACACCCCGCGAGCGGCGCGCACGCCGGCGTGCTCGTATGGCCCGACATCCTCGGCCTGCGCCCCGCGTTTCGGCAGATGGGGCGCCGCCTCGCGGAATCCGGCTACGCGGTGCTCGTGGTCAATCCGTTCTATCGCATGAAGCGCGCGCCGATCGCGCCCGCGGGCGCGAGCTTCGCCGATCAAGCCACGCGCGATCTCGTGATGCCGCTCGCGCGTTCGCTCAACGCGACGACACACGTCACCGACGCGAAGGCGTTCGTCGCGTGGCTCGACGCGCAGCCCGCCGTCGACAAGACGCGCAAGCTCGGCACCACCGGCTACTGCATGGGCGGCCCGATCACGATGCGCACCGCCGCCGCGCTGCCGGCGCGCATCGGCGCTGCCGCCTCCTTCCACGGCGGCGGACTTGTTACGGCCGCGCCCGACAGCCCGCATCTGCTCGTGCCGCAGATGAAGGCGCAATACCTGTTCGCCGTGGCCGAGAACGACGACGCACGCGAGCCCGAGGCGAAGAACGCGCTGCGCGACGCCTTCGCGAAGGCCGGCCTCGCCGCCGAGATCGAGGTCTACCCCGCCGCGCACGGCTGGTGCCCGCCGGATTCACCGGTGTACGACGAGGCACAGGCGGAGAGAGCGTGGGAGAGGATGTTGGCGCTGTTTCAACGGGCTCTGCGCTAG
- a CDS encoding alpha/beta hydrolase, translated as MLPEPLYDPALDAHLAEVRAFNAKLPREDARVRWTPAAIARARDLTQIMGGIFASAAIPGFETREIPGPRGPLRLRTFVPPDVRAVYYDVHGGGFFMGAPEMDDRDNAEIAKRARCAIVSVDYRLAPEHAYPAGPDDCEAVALWLLANAQREFGTQRLAIGGGSAGANLAATTLVRLRERHQSASRFCAANLVFGVYDVSGTPSQRRGGVQSFRDLYLPKIFGDDRKHPDISPLYADLSGLPPALFTVGTSDYLYDDSLFMHARWRAAGNESELAIYPECVHGFTMFPIAMARAANQRIYEWLAKRVG; from the coding sequence ATGCTGCCTGAGCCGCTCTACGACCCCGCCCTCGACGCGCACCTCGCCGAGGTGCGCGCGTTCAACGCGAAGCTGCCGCGCGAAGACGCGCGCGTGCGCTGGACGCCCGCGGCGATCGCGCGCGCGCGCGACCTCACGCAGATCATGGGCGGCATCTTCGCGAGCGCGGCGATCCCCGGCTTCGAGACGCGCGAAATCCCCGGCCCGCGCGGCCCGCTTCGCCTGCGCACGTTCGTCCCGCCGGACGTGCGCGCGGTCTATTACGACGTGCACGGCGGCGGCTTCTTCATGGGCGCGCCCGAGATGGACGATCGCGACAACGCCGAGATCGCGAAGCGCGCGCGCTGCGCGATCGTGAGCGTCGACTACCGTCTTGCGCCGGAGCACGCGTACCCCGCCGGCCCCGACGACTGCGAAGCCGTCGCGCTGTGGCTACTCGCGAACGCGCAGCGCGAGTTCGGCACGCAGCGCCTCGCGATCGGCGGCGGCTCCGCCGGCGCGAACCTCGCCGCGACCACGCTCGTGCGCCTGCGTGAGCGACACCAAAGTGCGTCGCGCTTCTGCGCCGCGAACCTCGTGTTCGGCGTCTACGACGTCTCGGGCACGCCCTCGCAGCGGCGCGGCGGCGTGCAGAGTTTCCGCGATCTCTACCTGCCGAAGATCTTCGGCGACGACCGCAAGCACCCCGACATCTCGCCGCTCTACGCGGACTTATCAGGCCTCCCGCCCGCGCTCTTCACCGTCGGTACGAGCGACTACCTCTACGACGACTCGCTCTTCATGCACGCGCGCTGGCGCGCCGCGGGCAACGAGAGCGAGCTCGCGATCTACCCCGAGTGCGTACACGGCTTCACGATGTTCCCCATCGCGATGGCGCGCGCCGCGAACCAGCGCATCTACGAGTGGCTGGCGAAGCGAGTCGGCTGA
- a CDS encoding DUF4345 family protein: protein MLAVRIFLAFTALLWTPYALFLLIDPAALTEAANVAATSPTGVAELRAMYGGLQAAVGLLALAGALRPAVAPYALVMLGVASAGLGVARLGAATIGSAFSQYTVMALALELGSLAIVLALWKRAQPGTSGAAHAA from the coding sequence ATGCTCGCCGTCCGCATCTTTCTCGCCTTCACCGCGCTGCTGTGGACCCCGTACGCGCTCTTCTTGCTGATCGACCCCGCCGCGCTCACCGAGGCCGCCAACGTCGCCGCGACCAGCCCCACCGGCGTCGCCGAGCTGCGCGCGATGTACGGCGGGCTGCAGGCCGCCGTCGGTCTGCTCGCACTCGCGGGCGCGCTGCGCCCCGCGGTCGCGCCGTACGCGCTCGTGATGCTCGGCGTTGCGAGCGCTGGGCTCGGCGTCGCACGGCTCGGCGCTGCCACGATCGGCAGCGCGTTCAGCCAATACACCGTGATGGCGCTCGCGCTCGAGCTCGGCTCGCTCGCGATCGTGCTCGCGCTGTGGAAGCGCGCGCAGCCCGGAACGAGCGGAGCAGCGCATGCTGCCTGA
- a CDS encoding nitroreductase family deazaflavin-dependent oxidoreductase has translation MRARRILVAALGALVGAFAAAYLAGAVAPTAEGRPGMRLAGEDVSERVSDWSFSASDDLVELETRAPWLLAHSVTVVCASPDGGALYVPSVYLEGGGFPDARLWNRNIVRDPNVRIRIAGKLYPLRASLVTDEAERTRVFAAFAQKYPRWAEWHAMAPSERPNIAFVRLDAR, from the coding sequence ATGCGGGCCCGCAGAATTCTCGTGGCCGCTCTCGGCGCGCTCGTGGGCGCCTTCGCCGCGGCTTATCTGGCGGGCGCGGTCGCGCCGACGGCAGAAGGGCGACCCGGCATGAGACTCGCGGGCGAAGACGTGAGCGAGCGCGTGAGCGATTGGTCGTTCTCCGCGAGTGACGATCTCGTCGAGCTCGAGACGCGCGCACCCTGGCTGCTCGCGCACTCGGTCACCGTGGTTTGCGCGTCGCCAGATGGCGGCGCGCTGTACGTGCCCTCGGTCTACCTCGAAGGCGGAGGCTTTCCCGACGCGCGGCTCTGGAACCGCAACATCGTGCGCGACCCGAACGTGCGCATCCGCATCGCGGGCAAGCTTTACCCGCTGCGCGCCTCACTTGTTACGGACGAGGCCGAGCGTACGCGCGTGTTCGCCGCGTTCGCGCAGAAGTATCCGCGCTGGGCCGAGTGGCACGCGATGGCGCCGAGCGAGCGCCCGAACATCGCGTTCGTGCGGCTGGATGCTCGCTGA
- a CDS encoding nuclear transport factor 2 family protein, with translation MTEAELRALADRREIEELLHRYAWMVDRREWALMDLVFAPGATIDYESTGVIKGEYRATLAWLDRALAPWPINLHFISNVQLDLSGNEGRSHCYFQAPMGRARADGTQEVITNAGYYEDRLVRTPRGWRIAERVCRQTVQIGSLPPGYAIPR, from the coding sequence ATGACGGAAGCCGAGCTGCGCGCGCTGGCCGACCGGCGCGAGATCGAGGAGTTGCTGCACCGCTACGCCTGGATGGTGGACCGCCGCGAGTGGGCGCTGATGGACCTCGTGTTCGCGCCCGGCGCGACGATCGATTACGAGAGCACGGGCGTGATCAAGGGCGAGTACCGCGCGACGCTCGCCTGGCTCGATCGCGCGCTCGCGCCGTGGCCGATCAACCTGCACTTCATCTCGAACGTGCAGCTCGACTTGTCAGGGAACGAGGGCCGCTCGCACTGTTACTTCCAGGCGCCGATGGGCCGCGCGCGCGCGGACGGCACGCAAGAGGTGATCACGAACGCGGGCTACTACGAGGACCGCCTCGTGCGCACGCCGCGCGGCTGGCGCATCGCCGAGCGCGTGTGCCGGCAGACGGTGCAGATCGGGAGCCTACCGCCCGGCTACGCGATCCCGCGATGA
- a CDS encoding MFS transporter, with translation MSAPAAPARGVSFATRFAYGFGAIAFGVKDNGFKYLLLFYYDQVLGLPVLMTGLAIMLAFIVDSVWDPTVGYFSDHLRSRWGRRHPLMYAAALPVAASYFLLWNPPAGLSDWGLFAWLVGVSIGVRAMITLYETPSTALTAELTDDYDERTKLLSLRYFFGWWGGLTVAVLAYQVLLPSGGGQLAAPGYRTYGVVGSLIMLAAILASALGTHREIPRLRQPPARPGAANIALALREVRESLMSPSFVPLLFGAVFYSMAAGLSAALSIYLMTYFWELSSEQIGLLNLPYYFSAAAALVIAPRLSQRFGKKRAAIGASVAMIAVAPLTILLRFAGLFPENGTSALFYTLMVIFTVEVIVAICSAALVSAMVADVVEESELATGRRSEGVFFAARSFIDKSVSGLGIMLSALLISWIGRPGEGDPVQRAEMISQLGAGYAVAAVVLYSIAIACYARYRIDRAGHVENLERLARKNVASA, from the coding sequence ATGAGCGCGCCCGCAGCTCCCGCGCGCGGCGTCTCGTTCGCGACGCGCTTCGCGTACGGCTTCGGCGCGATCGCGTTCGGCGTGAAGGACAACGGCTTCAAGTACTTGCTCCTCTTCTACTACGACCAGGTGCTCGGCTTGCCCGTCTTGATGACGGGCCTCGCGATCATGCTCGCGTTCATCGTCGACTCGGTGTGGGATCCCACGGTCGGCTACTTCTCCGATCACCTGCGCTCGCGCTGGGGCCGGCGCCATCCGCTGATGTACGCCGCCGCGCTGCCGGTCGCCGCCTCGTACTTCTTGTTATGGAACCCACCCGCCGGGCTCAGCGACTGGGGCCTGTTCGCGTGGCTCGTCGGCGTGTCGATCGGCGTGCGCGCGATGATCACGCTGTACGAGACGCCGTCGACCGCGCTCACCGCCGAGCTCACCGACGACTACGACGAGCGCACGAAACTGCTCTCGCTCCGATACTTCTTCGGCTGGTGGGGCGGCCTCACCGTCGCGGTGCTCGCGTATCAGGTGCTGCTGCCCTCCGGCGGCGGCCAGCTCGCGGCGCCCGGCTATCGCACCTACGGCGTCGTCGGCTCGCTGATCATGCTCGCCGCGATCCTCGCCTCCGCGCTCGGCACGCACCGCGAGATTCCGCGCCTGCGCCAGCCGCCCGCGCGCCCCGGCGCCGCGAACATTGCCCTCGCGCTGCGCGAAGTGCGCGAGTCGTTGATGAGCCCGTCGTTCGTGCCGTTGCTCTTCGGCGCCGTGTTCTACTCGATGGCGGCTGGCCTCTCCGCCGCGCTCTCGATCTACCTGATGACTTACTTCTGGGAGCTGAGCTCCGAGCAGATCGGCCTGCTCAACCTCCCGTACTACTTCTCCGCCGCCGCAGCGCTCGTGATCGCGCCGCGCCTCTCGCAGCGCTTCGGCAAGAAGCGCGCCGCAATCGGCGCCTCGGTCGCGATGATCGCCGTCGCGCCGCTCACGATCCTGCTGCGCTTCGCGGGCCTCTTCCCCGAGAACGGCACGAGCGCGCTCTTCTACACGCTGATGGTGATCTTCACGGTCGAGGTGATCGTCGCGATCTGCTCGGCCGCGCTCGTCTCGGCGATGGTCGCCGACGTCGTCGAAGAGAGTGAGCTCGCGACGGGCCGCCGCAGCGAGGGCGTGTTCTTCGCCGCGCGGAGCTTCATCGACAAGTCGGTGTCGGGGCTCGGGATCATGCTCTCGGCGCTGCTGATCAGCTGGATCGGGCGGCCGGGCGAGGGCGACCCCGTGCAGCGCGCCGAGATGATTTCGCAGCTCGGCGCGGGCTACGCGGTGGCGGCGGTGGTGCTCTACTCGATCGCGATCGCGTGCTACGCGCGCTACCGCATCGACCGGGCGGGACATGTGGAGAACCTCGAGCGGCTCGCGCGGAAGAACGTCGCGAGCGCCTAA
- a CDS encoding SDR family NAD(P)-dependent oxidoreductase, whose protein sequence is MKQLTSRVAVITGGASGIGKGMAEAFAANGMKLVIADIEEGALAPAVAALKAGGADAIGVRCDVTNPKSVDELAQRALTQYGAVHVVCNNAGVAGAANMGALWELPLADWEWVLGVNTWGVVHGMRAFMPILAQQPEAHVVNTASLAGTMVSGGIYGVSKHACVAISEALYRECQLRAPHVGVSVLCPGWVNTRILESERNRPETPRPAPSAPPSSEFGAAREAVAALLKNGLDPRKVGDIVADGIQSGRFYIYTHPHWNYMMKARFDAVLSGAPPPVVAPPAGEGVEVGGSAPRD, encoded by the coding sequence ATGAAGCAGCTCACCAGCCGAGTCGCCGTCATCACCGGAGGCGCGAGCGGCATCGGCAAAGGCATGGCCGAGGCGTTCGCGGCGAACGGGATGAAGCTCGTGATCGCCGACATCGAGGAGGGCGCGCTCGCGCCCGCGGTGGCGGCGCTGAAGGCGGGCGGCGCCGACGCGATCGGCGTGCGCTGCGACGTGACGAACCCGAAGTCGGTCGACGAGCTCGCGCAGCGCGCGCTCACGCAGTACGGCGCGGTGCACGTCGTGTGCAACAACGCGGGCGTCGCGGGCGCCGCGAACATGGGCGCGCTCTGGGAGCTGCCGCTCGCGGACTGGGAGTGGGTGTTAGGCGTGAACACCTGGGGCGTCGTGCATGGCATGCGCGCGTTCATGCCGATCCTCGCGCAACAGCCCGAGGCGCACGTGGTGAACACGGCGTCGCTCGCGGGCACGATGGTGAGCGGCGGCATCTACGGCGTTTCGAAGCACGCCTGCGTCGCGATCAGCGAGGCGCTCTACCGCGAGTGCCAGCTGCGCGCGCCGCACGTGGGCGTGTCGGTGCTGTGCCCCGGCTGGGTGAACACGCGCATCCTCGAGTCCGAGCGCAATCGCCCCGAGACGCCGCGGCCCGCGCCGAGCGCGCCGCCGTCGAGCGAGTTCGGCGCCGCGCGCGAAGCGGTCGCCGCGCTGCTGAAGAACGGGCTCGATCCGCGCAAGGTGGGCGACATCGTCGCGGACGGGATTCAGAGCGGGCGCTTCTACATCTACACGCACCCGCACTGGAACTACATGATGAAGGCGAGGTTTGATGCCGTGCTGAGCGGCGCTCCGCCGCCGGTCGTGGCGCCGCCTGCGGGCGAGGGGGTGGAGGTGGGCGGCTCCGCTCCGAGGGATTAG
- a CDS encoding DUF2238 domain-containing protein, with product MSASEHVDPRVGRPFARNRFLQALALAYAGVFVWSAIAPKYPRDWWLEMLLAFAFIATLIATHRRFVFSNLSYALITLFLSMHTYGAHYTYAESVFGDWLKQALALERNHYDRVVHFSFGALLVYPTYEIARRVTHIRGGWAFAVPWLAILALSGGYEIVEGWTARLVSPELGTAYLGTQGDEWDAQKDMSLANTGSLISLALVALYQRTTGREPWRLGQ from the coding sequence GTGAGCGCGAGCGAGCACGTCGACCCGCGCGTCGGCCGCCCCTTCGCGCGCAACCGCTTCCTGCAGGCGCTCGCGCTCGCCTACGCGGGCGTGTTCGTGTGGAGCGCGATCGCGCCCAAGTACCCGCGCGACTGGTGGCTCGAGATGCTGCTCGCGTTCGCGTTCATCGCGACGCTGATCGCGACGCACCGCCGGTTCGTGTTCTCGAACCTGTCCTACGCCCTAATCACTCTGTTCCTGTCGATGCACACCTACGGGGCGCACTACACCTACGCCGAGTCCGTGTTCGGCGACTGGCTGAAGCAAGCGCTCGCACTCGAGCGCAACCACTACGACCGCGTCGTGCACTTCAGCTTCGGCGCGCTGCTCGTCTACCCCACTTACGAGATCGCGCGGCGCGTCACTCACATTCGCGGAGGCTGGGCGTTCGCGGTCCCGTGGCTCGCGATCCTCGCGCTCTCGGGCGGCTACGAGATCGTCGAAGGCTGGACCGCGCGGCTCGTCTCCCCCGAGCTCGGCACCGCCTACCTCGGCACCCAAGGCGACGAGTGGGACGCGCAGAAGGACATGAGCCTCGCCAACACCGGCTCCCTCATATCTCTCGCGCTGGTGGCGCTCTACCAAAGAACGACGGGGCGCGAGCCGTGGCGGCTCGGCCAATAG
- a CDS encoding RidA family protein — MHGMYDRFHFAPAVRANGFLHCSGQIGIGPDGRAPADHTEQFTLAFEAVKAVLAEAKLDLSDVVEMTTFHVDMRSTLGAFMAVKDRYVPEPFPAWTAIGISELAFPGGLAEVRVTAALRKAAPAKPKPKRAAKKKAARRK; from the coding sequence ATGCATGGCATGTACGACCGCTTTCACTTCGCGCCCGCCGTGCGAGCGAACGGGTTCCTGCATTGCTCCGGCCAGATCGGCATCGGCCCCGATGGGCGCGCGCCGGCGGACCACACCGAGCAATTCACGCTCGCGTTCGAGGCCGTGAAGGCGGTGCTCGCGGAGGCGAAGCTCGACCTCTCCGACGTCGTCGAGATGACCACGTTCCACGTCGACATGCGCTCGACGCTCGGCGCGTTCATGGCGGTGAAAGACCGCTACGTGCCCGAGCCGTTCCCTGCGTGGACGGCCATCGGCATCAGCGAGCTGGCGTTCCCTGGCGGCCTCGCCGAGGTGCGCGTGACCGCGGCGCTGCGCAAGGCCGCGCCCGCGAAGCCCAAGCCGAAGCGCGCCGCGAAGAAGAAGGCCGCGCGCCGGAAGTAG
- a CDS encoding nitroreductase family deazaflavin-dependent oxidoreductase, translating into MADLLEVMRTTFAAREFTDAAVPDDAIARWVDDARFAPSGGNRQGWRVIVVREPGAKRAIAELGGPTIRRYAAQVAAGEAPWNTVNPTRLTPAQIEAQPVPARLLDAIAKAPVVLVVCVDLAVVASFDSQLSRVGVISGASIYPFVWNLLLAANADGFGGTLTTFAVGAEPELQKLLGIPQHVAVAAVLPMGVPVKRLTQLKRKPASELATRERFDGAPLAPALDAEARAALAHDRVCDITTRGRKSGAARRTEIWFWRVAGRLYLTGAPGRARQWHANLAANPHFTLHLKETAQRDLPAHARVITGAAERRRVLAKILELIDGSAPDAWVPSVPEAGRPAMRANLARIAANRAAELPRWEVESPLVEIRL; encoded by the coding sequence ATGGCGGACCTCCTCGAAGTCATGCGCACGACTTTCGCCGCGCGCGAGTTCACGGACGCCGCGGTGCCCGACGACGCGATCGCGCGCTGGGTCGACGACGCGCGCTTTGCGCCGAGCGGCGGCAACCGCCAGGGCTGGCGCGTGATCGTCGTGCGCGAGCCGGGGGCGAAGCGCGCGATCGCCGAGCTCGGTGGGCCCACGATCCGGCGCTACGCAGCGCAAGTAGCGGCGGGCGAGGCGCCCTGGAACACGGTGAATCCGACGCGCCTCACGCCGGCGCAGATCGAGGCGCAGCCGGTGCCCGCGCGGTTGCTGGACGCGATCGCGAAGGCGCCCGTCGTGCTGGTGGTGTGCGTCGATCTCGCCGTGGTCGCCTCGTTCGACTCGCAGCTCTCGCGCGTCGGCGTGATCAGCGGCGCCTCGATCTATCCCTTCGTCTGGAACCTCCTGCTCGCCGCGAACGCCGACGGCTTCGGCGGCACGCTCACCACGTTCGCGGTGGGCGCGGAGCCCGAGCTGCAGAAGCTGCTCGGCATTCCGCAGCACGTCGCGGTCGCGGCGGTGCTGCCGATGGGCGTGCCGGTGAAGCGGCTCACGCAGCTGAAGCGCAAGCCCGCGAGCGAGCTCGCGACGCGCGAGCGCTTCGACGGCGCGCCGCTCGCGCCCGCGCTCGATGCCGAGGCGCGCGCGGCGCTCGCGCACGATCGCGTGTGCGACATCACGACGCGCGGGCGCAAGAGCGGCGCTGCGCGGCGCACCGAGATCTGGTTCTGGCGCGTCGCCGGGCGGCTCTACCTAACAGGTGCGCCGGGCCGCGCGCGGCAGTGGCACGCGAACCTCGCGGCGAACCCGCACTTCACGCTCCACCTGAAGGAGACGGCGCAGCGCGATCTCCCCGCCCACGCGCGGGTGATCACGGGCGCCGCGGAGCGCCGCCGCGTGCTCGCGAAGATCCTCGAGCTGATCGACGGCAGCGCGCCGGATGCGTGGGTGCCGAGCGTGCCCGAAGCCGGGCGCCCCGCGATGCGCGCCAACCTCGCGCGCATCGCCGCGAACCGCGCCGCCGAGCTGCCGCGCTGGGAGGTGGAGAGCCCGCTCGTCGAGATTCGGCTGTAG